TGGGACGCGTGGCGAAGGAGGACGGGATTCCGTTGCTCGCGGCGCAGCCCAGGCACACCGGTGACAATGCGGGGATGATCGCGTTTGCCGCGTGGGTGGATCCGCACGTGCACGCGCTGGCTTCGCTCGGAATCGAGCCCGGGCTGGCGTTGTAAGCGAACGCGGAGACCGGGCACAAAAAAGGCCGCCTGTTAAAAGGCGGCCTTTTTTAGCGAACCAATCGAAAACCTTAGAGGGTTTCGATGTAACGACCGATGGACTTGATGGTGTAGGTTTCCTCGGACGTGCCGATTTTGACCTTCACGCTGTCGCCGGATTTTTTGCCGAGGAGGGCAAGGCCGAGCGGTGTCTTGTAGGAGAGGATGTTTTTCTCCGGAACGCTGTCCCACGCACCGAGGAGCGTGTATTTGGCGGCTTTGCCGGCGCCGACGGTGACTTCGACGATGCTGCCCACGCTGACCTGCTCGGAGGTGGCCTCCTTGAAGTCGGTGATACGCGCGCGGCTGAGTTCCTTTTCGAGCTGCGACTTCTGCGCCATGAGGATGCTTTGATCCTGCTTGGCCATCTTGTATTCGGAGTTTTCCTTCAAGTCGCCGTGTTCGCGAGCGGTCGCGATGGCCTTGGAGTTTTCCGGGATCTTCTTGGAGACGATCGTCTCGTATTCGACGCGCTTGGTCTCGTAGCTGTCGCGGGAGACGAGGAGCTGTTCCTCGTTGGACTCGGCGTCCTTGGCGACGATCGACTGGATGCCGGGGAAAATCTTGATGAAGCGGGCGAGCAGGGACTTCTTCGTGAGCTCCTCGAAACCCTGGTTGAGCATGAGGGCGTTCGCGAGGTCGCGGGCGGTCTCAGGATCGGCGGTGGAGAGGAGGTCGGCGATGAGGTCGGTGTCCTCGGAGAGGATGTCGCCGAGCGGAATACGACGGGCGCTGGCGGCCTGAAGCGCCTCGTAGTCGATCGCGAAGAAGATCGCGCTCAACAAGCGGGGGGTGATCAGGTCGTTGAGCAGCTTGGCGAATTTCTTCGAGTGGCGGTTCTTGACGATCCAAAGAAGGACGGGGGCGCGCAGGTTCTGCTCGATCTGCCAGCGCTTGAGGGCGGTGGCGAGCTCGTCGGAGTGGCCGTTCTCAACGAGGAAGTTGATGCATTCGGTGGTGAACTTGCCCTGGCTCGTCTTGAGCAGCGTGAAGGCGGCGTCGCGGTATTCGATCGGGTGCGTGTCCTTGACGAGGTCGAGGAAGCGGCCCTGAAATTGGACGGGGATCTTTTCGGCAATATCCACGAGGTCGCGGACGTTGGCGATGAGCTCGGCTTGCGAAGGGGCCAGGGTGGCGGGGTCAACGCCGACCTGCTTGGCGAGGGCGTCGCGGATGAAAGCACCGTAGAGACGCTCGGCGGCGTCGAGCTGGTTGGAGTCCTTCACGGACTCGGAGAGACCGGTGAGGATGGCATTGAGGTCACCTTTGACTTCCTTGGAGCCGGAGGCGGCCACGAGGTCTTCGGCGAGGGCAATACGGCGGCGGGCGGAACGGGTGCCGTTAAATTGTTCGATGATTTCGTCTTCAGCGGAGACGGGGGTCTCGCGGAGAATGTAGCACTCGGTCTTCTTGGCAGGGACGGCGATGCGCGGGTCCTTGGCGATGGCCTTCTTGGCGGTGGACCACCATTTTTTGAATTTTTCTTCGCCGAGGACCTGGGCGAGCGTGATCTCGATCTCGATCGCGGTGGCGGCGTTGTTGGGGTAGGACTGAAGACCTTCGACGAGGAGCTGGGCCGGGTCGTTGGCGATCAGCTTGTTGATGACCTCGGGTTCGGTCTGCTTGCGAACCAGCAGGTGGTTGGCAGGGAGAATCTGCAGCGTGCCGATACAGAACGCAGGGTCCATCGGGTGGGCCTTCTTACCAGTGAAGTCGATGATGAGCTTCTGGGAAGCTTCATCGTAGGACTTGATCTGGCCGAAACCCCAACTGCGATGGATACCGTAGGAACCGGGTTCCATGGCTTCGAGTTGGGCTTTGGATGCCTTAAGGGAGGGATTTTTAGCGATGAGCGCAGAGACGGCTTCCGAGTTCATAAATGGGTTATTCGAGTCGTGAATTGGTGAGTTGAACGCATCCAAGGCGGTTATGTCAACCAACGGGTTTGCAGGTAACCGAGGTGTGTAAACGACAAAGCCCGCTCAGGAGAACGGGCTTTGTCGCTGGTTGCGACGGACTGGTCGCGTGGCCGGCCGGTCAGTGCTTGGGGCCGAGCCCCTTTTGCAATTTATCGATTTTGGGTTTGATGACGTAAACGCAGTAACCGTCGTTGGGATTTTTGGCGAAATAGTCTTGGTGATAATCCTCGGCGGGCCAGAATTTTTTGAGCGGCACGATCTCGGTCGTGATGGGTTTGGAGAACGTCTTGGCTGCTTCGTCGCGCGATTTCTCGGCGGCGGCCTTTTGGGCCTCGTCGGCATAGAGGATGATCGAACGGTATTGTGGGCCCTGATCGTTACCCTGTCCGCCGACTTGGGTCGGATTGTGGACTTTCCAGAAAAAGGCCAGCAGCTCGGCGAGCGTGATCTTGGCCGGATCGTAGTCGATTTTGATCACCTCGGCGTGACCGGTGTGTTCGTGGCCGATTTGCTTGTAAGTCGGATTTTCGGTGAAGCCGCCTGCATAACCGCTGGTGACGGCTGTCACGCCGAGTTTGATTTCGTAGGCGGCTTCAGTGCACCAGAAGCAGCCGCCGCCCAGCACCAGCGAATCGGCGCGGGCGAGGGCGGGCAACGCGGCCAGCCCGAGAGCGGCGAGGGAAAAGAGAATGCGGGGCGACATGGTGGTCTTCTGGTTAAGAGGTGGGTGACGGTGCGGGGGCGGAGGCGGTCTTTTGTTTGGCGACCCATTCGTCGTATTCCTTGCGCGGCATGAAGCGGAGCGAGGCGGAGTTGATGCAGTAGCGTTTGTAGGTCGGCGCCGGACCGTCGCTGAACACATGGCCGAGGTGCGCGCCGTCATTGGCGACGTGGACCTCGGTGCGACTCATGCCGTAGTTGGTGTCGGTTTGCTCAACGATGAAGAGCGGTTCGATCGGCTTGGTGAAACTGGG
The sequence above is a segment of the Rariglobus hedericola genome. Coding sequences within it:
- a CDS encoding GreA/GreB family elongation factor, with the protein product MNSEAVSALIAKNPSLKASKAQLEAMEPGSYGIHRSWGFGQIKSYDEASQKLIIDFTGKKAHPMDPAFCIGTLQILPANHLLVRKQTEPEVINKLIANDPAQLLVEGLQSYPNNAATAIEIEITLAQVLGEEKFKKWWSTAKKAIAKDPRIAVPAKKTECYILRETPVSAEDEIIEQFNGTRSARRRIALAEDLVAASGSKEVKGDLNAILTGLSESVKDSNQLDAAERLYGAFIRDALAKQVGVDPATLAPSQAELIANVRDLVDIAEKIPVQFQGRFLDLVKDTHPIEYRDAAFTLLKTSQGKFTTECINFLVENGHSDELATALKRWQIEQNLRAPVLLWIVKNRHSKKFAKLLNDLITPRLLSAIFFAIDYEALQAASARRIPLGDILSEDTDLIADLLSTADPETARDLANALMLNQGFEELTKKSLLARFIKIFPGIQSIVAKDAESNEEQLLVSRDSYETKRVEYETIVSKKIPENSKAIATAREHGDLKENSEYKMAKQDQSILMAQKSQLEKELSRARITDFKEATSEQVSVGSIVEVTVGAGKAAKYTLLGAWDSVPEKNILSYKTPLGLALLGKKSGDSVKVKIGTSEETYTIKSIGRYIETL
- the msrA gene encoding peptide-methionine (S)-S-oxide reductase MsrA, whose protein sequence is MSPRILFSLAALGLAALPALARADSLVLGGGCFWCTEAAYEIKLGVTAVTSGYAGGFTENPTYKQIGHEHTGHAEVIKIDYDPAKITLAELLAFFWKVHNPTQVGGQGNDQGPQYRSIILYADEAQKAAAEKSRDEAAKTFSKPITTEIVPLKKFWPAEDYHQDYFAKNPNDGYCVYVIKPKIDKLQKGLGPKH